In Papaver somniferum cultivar HN1 chromosome 1, ASM357369v1, whole genome shotgun sequence, a genomic segment contains:
- the LOC113296026 gene encoding uncharacterized protein LOC113296026 isoform X2, with amino-acid sequence MYNNSVSINISDDESDDINGKKRARVRRKRKKFGFRGGKNNDFLRRMIKNLLRWWLFLLIIPAIGLLLFEASRMIGTTKPIHDSKTAACLELLPPEALEHLDIPVHGHASSQVKKVIYKSDPDAGNTTVFQRNTDATRYNLFTGNQTLYEREQSFKVSETAEVHCGFYNENGGYRISDEDKAYMQTCKVVVSTCTFGGGDDIYQPIGMSEPSLKKVCYVAFWDEITVATQEAGGKKIGEDNMIEKWRIVVVKDLPFTDQRLNGKIPKMLTHRLFPQARYSIWVDSKSQFRRDPLGVLEALLWRRTSMLAISEHGARSSVYDEGKAVVKKNKATPEEVEIQLEQYRRDGFPDEKRFNGKKALSEASVIVRELTPLTNLFMCLWFNEVVRFTSRDQLSFPYVVRKLNMKNINMFPVCVRKDLVNSMGHKQKAKPLIN; translated from the exons ATGTACAACAATAGCGTTTCAATCAATATATCTGATGACGAATCTGACGATATCAATGGGAAAAAAAGAGCTAGGGTTCGAAGGAAACGAAAGAAATTTGGGTTTCGGGGTGGGAAGAATAATGATTTTCTTCGAAGAATGATTAAGAATTTATTGAGATGGTGGTTGTTTTTGTTAATTATACCTGCGATTGGATTACTCTTATTTGAAGCCTCTAGAATGATTGGTACAACAAAACCTATTCATGATTCGAAAACTGCTG CTTGTTTGGAGCTTCTACCTCCAGAAGCACTTGAGCATCTTGATATACCTGTTCATGGACATGCCAGTTCTCAGGTTAAAAAAGTGATTTACAAATCTGATCCAGATGCAGGCAATACAACAGTGTTTCAGAGGAATACAGATGCAACAAGATATAACTTATTCACGGGAAATCAAACTCTTTATGAGAGAGAACAAAGTTTTAAG GTGAGTGAAACTGCTGAGGTGCATTGTGGTTTTTACAACGAAAATGGGGGATATAGAATATCTGATGAGGACAAGGCTTACATGCAAACATGCAAAGTTGTTGTGTCTACTTGTACatttggtggtggagatgacATTTACCAGCCTATTGGAATGTCGGAGCCATCCCTGAAGAAG GTTTGTTATGTGGCATTTTGGGATGAGATAACCGTTGCAACTCAGGAAGCAGGCGGGAAGAAAATTGGCGAGGACAATATGATTGAGAAATGGCGAATTGTTGTTGTTAAGGACCTTCCTTTCACAGACCAACGGCTGAATGGTAAAATCCCCAAG ATGTTGACGCACCGACTGTTCCCTCAAGCAAGGTACTCTATTTGGGTAGACTCCAAATCTCAATTTCGAAGGGATCCATTAGGTGTGCTAGAAGCGCTTCTTTGGCGTCGGACTTCTATGTTGGCAATTTCAGAGCACGGGGCTCGTAGTAGTGTCTATGATGAGGGAAAAGCTGTAGTTAAGAAAAACAAGGCAACCCCAGAAGAAGTTGAGATTCAGTTAGAGCAGTACCGTCGGGATGGTTTCCCCGATGAAAAGAGATTTAATGGCAAAAAAG CTCTATCTGAGGCTTCTGTCATTGTGAGGGAGCTCACTCCATTGACAAACCTGTTCATGTGCCTCTGGTTCAACGAAGTGGTCCGCTTCACTTCACGAGATCAGCTCAGCTTTCCTTATGTGGTCAGGAAACTAAACATGAAGAATATCAACATGTTCCCTGTTTGTGTCCGCAAAGATCTTGTGAATAGTATGGGTCATAAGCAAAAAGCTAAACCTCTGATTAATTGA
- the LOC113296026 gene encoding uncharacterized protein LOC113296026 isoform X1, which translates to MYNNSVSINISDDESDDINGKKRARVRRKRKKFGFRGGKNNDFLRRMIKNLLRWWLFLLIIPAIGLLLFEASRMIGTTKPIHDSKTAGEKTDPVVVVVEAKHNLDNLTPVTRKINGTRRPCLELLPPEALEHLDIPVHGHASSQVKKVIYKSDPDAGNTTVFQRNTDATRYNLFTGNQTLYEREQSFKVSETAEVHCGFYNENGGYRISDEDKAYMQTCKVVVSTCTFGGGDDIYQPIGMSEPSLKKVCYVAFWDEITVATQEAGGKKIGEDNMIEKWRIVVVKDLPFTDQRLNGKIPKMLTHRLFPQARYSIWVDSKSQFRRDPLGVLEALLWRRTSMLAISEHGARSSVYDEGKAVVKKNKATPEEVEIQLEQYRRDGFPDEKRFNGKKALSEASVIVRELTPLTNLFMCLWFNEVVRFTSRDQLSFPYVVRKLNMKNINMFPVCVRKDLVNSMGHKQKAKPLIN; encoded by the exons ATGTACAACAATAGCGTTTCAATCAATATATCTGATGACGAATCTGACGATATCAATGGGAAAAAAAGAGCTAGGGTTCGAAGGAAACGAAAGAAATTTGGGTTTCGGGGTGGGAAGAATAATGATTTTCTTCGAAGAATGATTAAGAATTTATTGAGATGGTGGTTGTTTTTGTTAATTATACCTGCGATTGGATTACTCTTATTTGAAGCCTCTAGAATGATTGGTACAACAAAACCTATTCATGATTCGAAAACTGCTGGTGAGAAAACAgatcctgttgttgttgttgttgaagctaAGCATAATTTGGATAATCTTACTCCTGTTACTAGAAAGATTAATGGCACTCGTCGAC CTTGTTTGGAGCTTCTACCTCCAGAAGCACTTGAGCATCTTGATATACCTGTTCATGGACATGCCAGTTCTCAGGTTAAAAAAGTGATTTACAAATCTGATCCAGATGCAGGCAATACAACAGTGTTTCAGAGGAATACAGATGCAACAAGATATAACTTATTCACGGGAAATCAAACTCTTTATGAGAGAGAACAAAGTTTTAAG GTGAGTGAAACTGCTGAGGTGCATTGTGGTTTTTACAACGAAAATGGGGGATATAGAATATCTGATGAGGACAAGGCTTACATGCAAACATGCAAAGTTGTTGTGTCTACTTGTACatttggtggtggagatgacATTTACCAGCCTATTGGAATGTCGGAGCCATCCCTGAAGAAG GTTTGTTATGTGGCATTTTGGGATGAGATAACCGTTGCAACTCAGGAAGCAGGCGGGAAGAAAATTGGCGAGGACAATATGATTGAGAAATGGCGAATTGTTGTTGTTAAGGACCTTCCTTTCACAGACCAACGGCTGAATGGTAAAATCCCCAAG ATGTTGACGCACCGACTGTTCCCTCAAGCAAGGTACTCTATTTGGGTAGACTCCAAATCTCAATTTCGAAGGGATCCATTAGGTGTGCTAGAAGCGCTTCTTTGGCGTCGGACTTCTATGTTGGCAATTTCAGAGCACGGGGCTCGTAGTAGTGTCTATGATGAGGGAAAAGCTGTAGTTAAGAAAAACAAGGCAACCCCAGAAGAAGTTGAGATTCAGTTAGAGCAGTACCGTCGGGATGGTTTCCCCGATGAAAAGAGATTTAATGGCAAAAAAG CTCTATCTGAGGCTTCTGTCATTGTGAGGGAGCTCACTCCATTGACAAACCTGTTCATGTGCCTCTGGTTCAACGAAGTGGTCCGCTTCACTTCACGAGATCAGCTCAGCTTTCCTTATGTGGTCAGGAAACTAAACATGAAGAATATCAACATGTTCCCTGTTTGTGTCCGCAAAGATCTTGTGAATAGTATGGGTCATAAGCAAAAAGCTAAACCTCTGATTAATTGA
- the LOC113296048 gene encoding probable E3 ubiquitin-protein ligase ARI2 isoform X2, which produces MDFLILNEHHARTLLIHHCWDIDKLLNTLVDKGKNKLFSEAGIFVVGSRNISSLVSSPTVTCNICMEDCSINEVTMMDCGHSFCNKCWTQHFTIKITEGQSRRIRCMAHGCDTICDEAIIRNLVRAKNLDLAERFDKFLLESYIEDNKRVKWCPSVPHCGNAIRVGADEYCEVECLCGLQFCFRCSMEVHSPCSCLMWKLWTQKCQDESKTISWISSNAMPCPKCHRAIARDGGCDLMRCICGQTFCWLCGEATGFAHTWYNIDGHKCAGKEKIAPHVMKDLSRYMHHYDHYMAQKRSYTLEVKLGEALQMKVLILERNASTRQDFSWAINGLRMLLLSRRFLAYSYPFAYYMFGDSLFKDEMTNAEKAQKQNQLEVQQRRLQGNVDILSNLIQEQFQWYSTEKLIFIRMNVIKFSELIDAQCKQMHQLIESDFLGSLKMEIHNIAPYNSNGVERAVELSLWDSVTTDSAPPLNITIGDSDSLKERADNELERRRVEVQNNQRQPPSAPAALGRKRISSKRLLKKLLKIPSSVSTCILGKEKK; this is translated from the exons atggattttctgattttgaacGAACATCACGCACGGACTTTACTTATTCATCACTGTTGGGACATTGATAAGTTATTAAATACCCTTGTAGATAAAGGAAAGAATAAGTTGTTTTCTGAAGCAGGTATTTTCGTTGTTGGAAGTAGAAATATTAGCAGCTTGGTGTCTTCACCTACAGTGACATGCAATATTTGCATGGAGGACTGCTCTATCAATGAGGTTACAATGATGGATTGCGGCCATAGCTTTTGCAATAAAT GTTGGACGCAGCATTTTACAATAAAGATAACTGAAGGGCAAAGTAGGCGCATTAGGTGCATGGCTCACGGGTGTGATACTATATGTGATGAGGCAATTATCAGAAATCTAGTCCGTGCAAAAAATTTAGATCTGGCAGAGCGCTTTGACAAGTTCCTTTTGGAATCATATATCGAAGATAATAAAAGGGTTAAGTGGTGCCCCAGTGTTCCCCACTGTGGAAATGCAATACGTGTTGGAGCAGATGAATATTGTGAGGTGGAATGTCTGTGCGGGCTACAGTTCTGTTTCCGTTGCTCAATGGAAGTGCACTCGCCTTGCTCATGTCTTATGTGGAAGCTCTGGACCCAGAAGTGTCAGGATGAGTCAAAGACAATTAGCTGGATATCTTCGAACGCAATGCCTTGCCCCAAGTGCCACCGAGCTATTGCAAGAGATGGTGGGTGCGATCTAATGCGGTGTATTTGTGGACAGACATTTTG CTGGCTGTGTGGCGAAGCTACGGGGTTTGCTCATACTTGGTACAATATTGACGGCCATAAATGTGCAGGAAAAGAAAAGATTGCACCTCATGTGATGAAGGACCTAAGTCGGTACATGCATCACTACGACCATTACATGGCTCAGAAAAGATCTTACACGCTCGAGGTGAAACTTGGGGAAGCATTACAGATGAAGGTACTGATTTTGGAAAGAAATGCATCAACACGCCAAGATTTTAGTTGGGCAATAAATGGTCTCCGCATGCTCCTATTATCAAGGCGATTTCTTGCCTATTCATATCCCTTTGCATATTACATGTTTGGTGATAGCCTCTTCAAGGATGAGATGACAAATGCCGAGAAGGCACAGAAACAAAACCAATTGGAAGTTCAGCAGCGGAGGCTCCAAGGAAATGTAGACATTCTTTCAAACCTTATACAGGAGCAATTTCAATGGTACTCCACAGAGAAACTCATCTTTATTAGGATGAATGTAATAAAGTTCTCAGAGCTTATTGATGCACAGTGCAAGCAAAT GCATCAGTTGATTGAGAGCGACTTTCTGGGCTCCTTGAAAATGGAGATCCACAATATTGCTCCCTACAACTCTAATGGTGTTGAACGTGCTGTAGAACTTTCTCTATGGGATTCTGTAACTACTGATAGCGCTCCACCCTTGAACATCACTATAGGTGATTCAG ATAGTTTAAAAGAAAGAGCAGATAATGAATTGGAGAGACGACGTGTGGAAGTTCAAAATAATCAGCGACAACCTCCCTCTGCGCCTGCGGCTTTAGGGAGAAAGCGGATTTCTAGTAAACGACTTCTAAAGAAACTTCTAAAGATTCCTTCTTCAGTCTCAACATGCATACTAGGCAAGGAAAAAAAGTAA
- the LOC113296048 gene encoding probable E3 ubiquitin-protein ligase ARI2 isoform X1: MVKIQEMNMGSSSGSEENSVRSSSTAVALESEISSDLEEVYHDSLISFQTAAPYCKAITKNNLLAAQREELRRVMDFLILNEHHARTLLIHHCWDIDKLLNTLVDKGKNKLFSEAGIFVVGSRNISSLVSSPTVTCNICMEDCSINEVTMMDCGHSFCNKCWTQHFTIKITEGQSRRIRCMAHGCDTICDEAIIRNLVRAKNLDLAERFDKFLLESYIEDNKRVKWCPSVPHCGNAIRVGADEYCEVECLCGLQFCFRCSMEVHSPCSCLMWKLWTQKCQDESKTISWISSNAMPCPKCHRAIARDGGCDLMRCICGQTFCWLCGEATGFAHTWYNIDGHKCAGKEKIAPHVMKDLSRYMHHYDHYMAQKRSYTLEVKLGEALQMKVLILERNASTRQDFSWAINGLRMLLLSRRFLAYSYPFAYYMFGDSLFKDEMTNAEKAQKQNQLEVQQRRLQGNVDILSNLIQEQFQWYSTEKLIFIRMNVIKFSELIDAQCKQMHQLIESDFLGSLKMEIHNIAPYNSNGVERAVELSLWDSVTTDSAPPLNITIGDSDSLKERADNELERRRVEVQNNQRQPPSAPAALGRKRISSKRLLKKLLKIPSSVSTCILGKEKK; encoded by the exons ATGGTAAAGATACAGGAGATGAACATGGGCAGCAGCAGCGGTAGTGAAGAAAATTCTGTGCGttcttcttctactgctgttGCTCTAGAGTCGGAAATCAGTAGCGACCTAGAAGAAGTGTATCATGATTCTCTCATATCATTTCAAACTGCTGCTCCTTATTGTAAG GCAATCACAAAGAACAATCTTTTGGCGGCACAG AGGGAAGAATTGAGAAGGGTAatggattttctgattttgaacGAACATCACGCACGGACTTTACTTATTCATCACTGTTGGGACATTGATAAGTTATTAAATACCCTTGTAGATAAAGGAAAGAATAAGTTGTTTTCTGAAGCAGGTATTTTCGTTGTTGGAAGTAGAAATATTAGCAGCTTGGTGTCTTCACCTACAGTGACATGCAATATTTGCATGGAGGACTGCTCTATCAATGAGGTTACAATGATGGATTGCGGCCATAGCTTTTGCAATAAAT GTTGGACGCAGCATTTTACAATAAAGATAACTGAAGGGCAAAGTAGGCGCATTAGGTGCATGGCTCACGGGTGTGATACTATATGTGATGAGGCAATTATCAGAAATCTAGTCCGTGCAAAAAATTTAGATCTGGCAGAGCGCTTTGACAAGTTCCTTTTGGAATCATATATCGAAGATAATAAAAGGGTTAAGTGGTGCCCCAGTGTTCCCCACTGTGGAAATGCAATACGTGTTGGAGCAGATGAATATTGTGAGGTGGAATGTCTGTGCGGGCTACAGTTCTGTTTCCGTTGCTCAATGGAAGTGCACTCGCCTTGCTCATGTCTTATGTGGAAGCTCTGGACCCAGAAGTGTCAGGATGAGTCAAAGACAATTAGCTGGATATCTTCGAACGCAATGCCTTGCCCCAAGTGCCACCGAGCTATTGCAAGAGATGGTGGGTGCGATCTAATGCGGTGTATTTGTGGACAGACATTTTG CTGGCTGTGTGGCGAAGCTACGGGGTTTGCTCATACTTGGTACAATATTGACGGCCATAAATGTGCAGGAAAAGAAAAGATTGCACCTCATGTGATGAAGGACCTAAGTCGGTACATGCATCACTACGACCATTACATGGCTCAGAAAAGATCTTACACGCTCGAGGTGAAACTTGGGGAAGCATTACAGATGAAGGTACTGATTTTGGAAAGAAATGCATCAACACGCCAAGATTTTAGTTGGGCAATAAATGGTCTCCGCATGCTCCTATTATCAAGGCGATTTCTTGCCTATTCATATCCCTTTGCATATTACATGTTTGGTGATAGCCTCTTCAAGGATGAGATGACAAATGCCGAGAAGGCACAGAAACAAAACCAATTGGAAGTTCAGCAGCGGAGGCTCCAAGGAAATGTAGACATTCTTTCAAACCTTATACAGGAGCAATTTCAATGGTACTCCACAGAGAAACTCATCTTTATTAGGATGAATGTAATAAAGTTCTCAGAGCTTATTGATGCACAGTGCAAGCAAAT GCATCAGTTGATTGAGAGCGACTTTCTGGGCTCCTTGAAAATGGAGATCCACAATATTGCTCCCTACAACTCTAATGGTGTTGAACGTGCTGTAGAACTTTCTCTATGGGATTCTGTAACTACTGATAGCGCTCCACCCTTGAACATCACTATAGGTGATTCAG ATAGTTTAAAAGAAAGAGCAGATAATGAATTGGAGAGACGACGTGTGGAAGTTCAAAATAATCAGCGACAACCTCCCTCTGCGCCTGCGGCTTTAGGGAGAAAGCGGATTTCTAGTAAACGACTTCTAAAGAAACTTCTAAAGATTCCTTCTTCAGTCTCAACATGCATACTAGGCAAGGAAAAAAAGTAA